A single region of the Maylandia zebra isolate NMK-2024a linkage group LG17, Mzebra_GT3a, whole genome shotgun sequence genome encodes:
- the wnt5b gene encoding protein Wnt-5b isoform X1, with the protein MPALKPQSTFPALKRRTMDNRPVRTKRTGAVRHLLLAAAFLVCSSQLLMVDANSWWSLGLTPMQRPEMYIIGAQPLCSQLSGLSQGQRKLCQLYQDHMTYIGDGAKTGIKECQYQFRQRRWNCSTVDNTSVFGRVMQIGSRETAFTYAISAAGVVNAVSRACREGELSTCGCSRAARPRDLPRDWLWGGCGDNVHYGYRFAREFVDAREREKNYPRGSPEHARMLMNLHNNEAGRQAVYNLANVACKCHGVSGSCSLKTCWLQLADFRHVGEFLKEKYDSAAAMRVGRKGKLELLDKRFNPPTTQDMVYIDPSPDYCLRNETTGSLGTQGRLCNKTSEGMDGCELMCCGRGYDQFKTYKHERCHCKFHWCCYVKCKRCTTLVDQFVCK; encoded by the exons CAGAGCACTTTCCCGGCGTTGAAGCGGCGGACCATGGACAACAGGCCTGTCCGGACAAAACGAACCGGTGCCGTCCGACATCTGCTGTTGGCTGCCGCCTTCCTTGTCTGCAGCTCGCAACTGCTGATGGTGGACGCGAACTCGTGGTG GTCACTCGGTCTGACCCCGATGCAGCGGCCAGAGATGTACATTATTGGAGCTCAGCCTCTCTGCAGTCAGCTGTCTGGTCTCTCCCAG GGTCAGAGGAAGCTGTGCCAGCTGTACCAAGACCACATGACCTATATTGGAGATGGAGCCAAGACAGGCATCAAGGAATGTCAGTACCAGTTCAGACAGAGGAGATGGAACTGCAGCACAGTGGACAACACTTCAGTGTTTGGGCGGGTCATGCAGATTG GCTCCAGGGAAACAGCCTTCACCTACGCCATCAGCGCAGCCGGTGTGGTCAATGCCGTCAGCCGTGCGTGCCGCGAGGGCGAGCTCTCCACCTGCGGCTGCAGCCGCGCCGCTCGCCCCAGAGACCTGCCGCGCGACTGGCTGTGGGGTGGCTGCGGTGATAATGTGCATTACGGCTACAGGTTTGCTCGGGAGTTTGTCGACGCCAGGGAGAGGGAGAAGAATTACCCCCGAGGGTCACCCGAGCATGCCCGGATGCTGATGAACTTGCATAATAATGAAGCAGGGAGACAG GCGGTTTACAACCTGGCTAATGTGGCCTGTAAGTGTCATGGAGTTTCGGGTTCCTGCAGTTTGAAGACCTGTTGGCTCCAGCTGGCCGACTTCAGACATGTTGGAGAGTTCCTGAAAGAGAAATACGACAGCGCAGCAGCCATGCGGGTTGGACGCAAG GGAAAGCTGGAGCTTCTAGACAAGCGCTTCAACCCACCCACCACTCAGGACATGGTCTACATCGACCCCAGCCCGGATTATTGCCTCCGCAATGAGACCACAGGATCGCTGGGCACCCAGGGCCGACTGTGCAACAAAACCTCGGAGGGCATGGACGGCTGCGAGCTGATGTGCTGCGGCAGAGGTTACGACCAGTTTAAGACCTACAAGCACGAGCGCTGCCACTGCAAGTTCCACTGGTGCTGCTACGTCAAGTGCAAACGCTGCACGACGCTCGTGGATCAGTTTGTGTGTAAATAG
- the wnt5b gene encoding protein Wnt-5b isoform X3 has protein sequence MDNRPVRTKRTGAVRHLLLAAAFLVCSSQLLMVDANSWWSLGLTPMQRPEMYIIGAQPLCSQLSGLSQGQRKLCQLYQDHMTYIGDGAKTGIKECQYQFRQRRWNCSTVDNTSVFGRVMQIGSRETAFTYAISAAGVVNAVSRACREGELSTCGCSRAARPRDLPRDWLWGGCGDNVHYGYRFAREFVDAREREKNYPRGSPEHARMLMNLHNNEAGRQAVYNLANVACKCHGVSGSCSLKTCWLQLADFRHVGEFLKEKYDSAAAMRVGRKGKLELLDKRFNPPTTQDMVYIDPSPDYCLRNETTGSLGTQGRLCNKTSEGMDGCELMCCGRGYDQFKTYKHERCHCKFHWCCYVKCKRCTTLVDQFVCK, from the exons ATGGACAACAGGCCTGTCCGGACAAAACGAACCGGTGCCGTCCGACATCTGCTGTTGGCTGCCGCCTTCCTTGTCTGCAGCTCGCAACTGCTGATGGTGGACGCGAACTCGTGGTG GTCACTCGGTCTGACCCCGATGCAGCGGCCAGAGATGTACATTATTGGAGCTCAGCCTCTCTGCAGTCAGCTGTCTGGTCTCTCCCAG GGTCAGAGGAAGCTGTGCCAGCTGTACCAAGACCACATGACCTATATTGGAGATGGAGCCAAGACAGGCATCAAGGAATGTCAGTACCAGTTCAGACAGAGGAGATGGAACTGCAGCACAGTGGACAACACTTCAGTGTTTGGGCGGGTCATGCAGATTG GCTCCAGGGAAACAGCCTTCACCTACGCCATCAGCGCAGCCGGTGTGGTCAATGCCGTCAGCCGTGCGTGCCGCGAGGGCGAGCTCTCCACCTGCGGCTGCAGCCGCGCCGCTCGCCCCAGAGACCTGCCGCGCGACTGGCTGTGGGGTGGCTGCGGTGATAATGTGCATTACGGCTACAGGTTTGCTCGGGAGTTTGTCGACGCCAGGGAGAGGGAGAAGAATTACCCCCGAGGGTCACCCGAGCATGCCCGGATGCTGATGAACTTGCATAATAATGAAGCAGGGAGACAG GCGGTTTACAACCTGGCTAATGTGGCCTGTAAGTGTCATGGAGTTTCGGGTTCCTGCAGTTTGAAGACCTGTTGGCTCCAGCTGGCCGACTTCAGACATGTTGGAGAGTTCCTGAAAGAGAAATACGACAGCGCAGCAGCCATGCGGGTTGGACGCAAG GGAAAGCTGGAGCTTCTAGACAAGCGCTTCAACCCACCCACCACTCAGGACATGGTCTACATCGACCCCAGCCCGGATTATTGCCTCCGCAATGAGACCACAGGATCGCTGGGCACCCAGGGCCGACTGTGCAACAAAACCTCGGAGGGCATGGACGGCTGCGAGCTGATGTGCTGCGGCAGAGGTTACGACCAGTTTAAGACCTACAAGCACGAGCGCTGCCACTGCAAGTTCCACTGGTGCTGCTACGTCAAGTGCAAACGCTGCACGACGCTCGTGGATCAGTTTGTGTGTAAATAG
- the wnt5b gene encoding protein Wnt-5b isoform X2 — MPALKPSTFPALKRRTMDNRPVRTKRTGAVRHLLLAAAFLVCSSQLLMVDANSWWSLGLTPMQRPEMYIIGAQPLCSQLSGLSQGQRKLCQLYQDHMTYIGDGAKTGIKECQYQFRQRRWNCSTVDNTSVFGRVMQIGSRETAFTYAISAAGVVNAVSRACREGELSTCGCSRAARPRDLPRDWLWGGCGDNVHYGYRFAREFVDAREREKNYPRGSPEHARMLMNLHNNEAGRQAVYNLANVACKCHGVSGSCSLKTCWLQLADFRHVGEFLKEKYDSAAAMRVGRKGKLELLDKRFNPPTTQDMVYIDPSPDYCLRNETTGSLGTQGRLCNKTSEGMDGCELMCCGRGYDQFKTYKHERCHCKFHWCCYVKCKRCTTLVDQFVCK; from the exons AGCACTTTCCCGGCGTTGAAGCGGCGGACCATGGACAACAGGCCTGTCCGGACAAAACGAACCGGTGCCGTCCGACATCTGCTGTTGGCTGCCGCCTTCCTTGTCTGCAGCTCGCAACTGCTGATGGTGGACGCGAACTCGTGGTG GTCACTCGGTCTGACCCCGATGCAGCGGCCAGAGATGTACATTATTGGAGCTCAGCCTCTCTGCAGTCAGCTGTCTGGTCTCTCCCAG GGTCAGAGGAAGCTGTGCCAGCTGTACCAAGACCACATGACCTATATTGGAGATGGAGCCAAGACAGGCATCAAGGAATGTCAGTACCAGTTCAGACAGAGGAGATGGAACTGCAGCACAGTGGACAACACTTCAGTGTTTGGGCGGGTCATGCAGATTG GCTCCAGGGAAACAGCCTTCACCTACGCCATCAGCGCAGCCGGTGTGGTCAATGCCGTCAGCCGTGCGTGCCGCGAGGGCGAGCTCTCCACCTGCGGCTGCAGCCGCGCCGCTCGCCCCAGAGACCTGCCGCGCGACTGGCTGTGGGGTGGCTGCGGTGATAATGTGCATTACGGCTACAGGTTTGCTCGGGAGTTTGTCGACGCCAGGGAGAGGGAGAAGAATTACCCCCGAGGGTCACCCGAGCATGCCCGGATGCTGATGAACTTGCATAATAATGAAGCAGGGAGACAG GCGGTTTACAACCTGGCTAATGTGGCCTGTAAGTGTCATGGAGTTTCGGGTTCCTGCAGTTTGAAGACCTGTTGGCTCCAGCTGGCCGACTTCAGACATGTTGGAGAGTTCCTGAAAGAGAAATACGACAGCGCAGCAGCCATGCGGGTTGGACGCAAG GGAAAGCTGGAGCTTCTAGACAAGCGCTTCAACCCACCCACCACTCAGGACATGGTCTACATCGACCCCAGCCCGGATTATTGCCTCCGCAATGAGACCACAGGATCGCTGGGCACCCAGGGCCGACTGTGCAACAAAACCTCGGAGGGCATGGACGGCTGCGAGCTGATGTGCTGCGGCAGAGGTTACGACCAGTTTAAGACCTACAAGCACGAGCGCTGCCACTGCAAGTTCCACTGGTGCTGCTACGTCAAGTGCAAACGCTGCACGACGCTCGTGGATCAGTTTGTGTGTAAATAG